GCGCCAAAGACGAACAGGCCTGCCAAGAAGCCATGCACTACTTTGATGTCTGGGAACTGGCCGAAAGGAACTACCTGACCTTGAGCGGCGGCGAAAAACAGCGCGTGCAGTTTGCCCGCGTCATGACCCAGATCTGGTATCCGGTGTCTGGGCAAAACCGTTACCTCATCATGGATGAACCGCTTTCATTCCTGGACGTGCACTACCAGTTTCAGTTTATGCACCAGGTGCAGGATTTATTGCGCCAACAGCCAGATTTGGTGGTGGTAGGCGTGGTGCATGACCTCAACCTGGCCGCCAAATTCGCAGATAAAATCATATTGATTCATGGCGGCAAGGTGCTGGCCCAAGGGAGTAAATGGGATGTGCTCAGTGCCGCCAACGTAGAGACGGCGTATAGGCTGAGGCCCGTGGTCATGGCAGACCAAGCCAAGGATTCATTGTATCTCTTTTTTGAGTAAGGCGCTGGTTCCTGGTAGAACAGGCTTTCTTAAAAGAGATGGCAAAGCCTGCCCTGCTGCGCCTGCAAATGCCTAGGATGGTTACGTTTTCCTTGCCTTCGTTTTTGGCTTGTTTTCCAGAAAACAAGCCAAAAACGAAGGTTTTTTTTAAGAGGCCTTGTGACGGGCAGGCTTTAACCAAATCAGGTGCAGCAATAGGGCCAGCAAAGAGAAGGCAAGTCCTACGCCTACCACGCCATTCCACTTCCAGAGTTGCCACGCCCGGCTGGCCAGAAACGTGCCCGAAGCGCCGCCCACAAAATAGGTGACCATGTAAATGGTGTTAAGGCGATTGCGGGCTTCTGGGAGGAGGGAGAAAATAAAGGTTTGGTTGGAGATGTGGGTAGCCTGCACGCCTATATCCAACAAGATGACACCAATGACCAACCCTGCAATGCTGCTGCTGAAAGCCCCAAATACCACGTAAGACACCACAATCAGACCAATGCAGTACGTGGTGATGGTAAAGGAATTGCCCCGGTCTGTAAGCCTACCCATATACGAGGCGCCCAAAGCCCCGGCCGCACCCACCAGGCCAAACAAGCCGGCCACGTCACTGCCGGCGTTAAAGGGAGGCTCTTGTAATAAGAACACCAGCGTGGTCCAGAATGCCCCAAAGGTGGCGTAGCAGAAGGCTCCGCGTAAAGATACTAGCCGCAGCATGGGCTCCCTTTTAATCAAGTGCAGAAGGGAGGCCATTAGGTTTTTGTAGCTGCCTTTAAATTGAGGCTGCACCTCTGGTAGCAGGAAAAACAGGATTCCCCAGAGGACGGCCATCATGCCGGCGGCAATCAAGAACATGGCCCGCCAACCCAGTTGCGCACCCACATAGCCGCTCACGGTTCTGGAGAGGAGAATGCCAATTAAAAGGCCGCTCATTACAAAGCCCACGGTCTTGCCTCGCTCTTCGGGTTTAG
The nucleotide sequence above comes from Nibribacter ruber. Encoded proteins:
- a CDS encoding heme ABC transporter ATP-binding protein, with amino-acid sequence MLQAENITYAIGSKTLLQDVSTTFEPGKLTLILGPNGAGKSTLVKVLCKQLKPAHGEVLLEGKNLKAYSDLELGQRRAVLSQNVDLAFPLNVWEVVMMGRYPHFSIKPSAKDEQACQEAMHYFDVWELAERNYLTLSGGEKQRVQFARVMTQIWYPVSGQNRYLIMDEPLSFLDVHYQFQFMHQVQDLLRQQPDLVVVGVVHDLNLAAKFADKIILIHGGKVLAQGSKWDVLSAANVETAYRLRPVVMADQAKDSLYLFFE
- a CDS encoding MFS transporter codes for the protein MTIATGMVVANLYYNQPLLGSIAATFHVPEGKTGTISMLTQIGYAVGMLFIIPLGDMLRRKRLIMVDFAAIIGALLFAAFAPTVEMLMLASFLIGATSIIPQLLLPMAAHLAKPEERGKTVGFVMSGLLIGILLSRTVSGYVGAQLGWRAMFLIAAGMMAVLWGILFFLLPEVQPQFKGSYKNLMASLLHLIKREPMLRLVSLRGAFCYATFGAFWTTLVFLLQEPPFNAGSDVAGLFGLVGAAGALGASYMGRLTDRGNSFTITTYCIGLIVVSYVVFGAFSSSIAGLVIGVILLDIGVQATHISNQTFIFSLLPEARNRLNTIYMVTYFVGGASGTFLASRAWQLWKWNGVVGVGLAFSLLALLLHLIWLKPARHKAS